Proteins co-encoded in one Setaria viridis chromosome 9, Setaria_viridis_v4.0, whole genome shotgun sequence genomic window:
- the LOC117835507 gene encoding patatin-like protein 3: protein MDAARADPAAGLDVDKLTYEIFSILESKFLFGYDDPKLFSAGASPQQPGAGSGKATPLRALAPQQSKGKVCILSIDGGGRAADGLLAGAALVRLEASLRRRTGDDGARLADFFDVAAGSGAGGVLAAMLVARGPEGRPLFSAEDALAFLLRSLRRGWSDGGGGGGGLRALFRRPGAAAFRKLFGDLTLRDTVRPVLVPCYDLATGGPFLFSRADAVETRAYDFRLRDVCAATCAGSGGSAAAVEARSCDGSTRIAAVGGGVALGNPTAAAITHVLNNKREFPLAAGVEDLLVVSIGSGEAEPRGAASTSEIVRIAAEGVADMVDQAVAMAFGHNRTSNYIRIQATGTPRASRGGAAKGGCGVAEEMLAQKNVESVLFRGKKVAEQTNAEKLERFAHELVKERDRRRTSPVSPTVVKQQPSTPAAAPPASYSNLVSHMLTSIM from the exons ATGGATGCCGCGAGGGCGGACCCGGCGGCGGGCCTGGACGTGGACAAGCTCACCTACGAGATCTTCTCCATCCTCGAGAGCAAGTTCCTCTTCGGCTACGACGACCCCAAGCTCTTCTccgcgggggcctcgccgcaGCAGCCGGGGGCCGGTTCGGGGAAGGCGACGCCGCTGCGGGCGCTGGCGCCACAGCAGAGCAAGGGCAAGGTGTGCATCCTGTCgatcgacggcggcgggcgggccgcCGACGGGctgctcgccggcgcggcgctcgTCAGGCTGGAGGcctcgctgcggcggcggaccgGGGACGACGGCGCCAGGCTGGCCGACTTCTTCGACGTCGCGGCGGGGTCCGGAGCCGGGGGCGTGCTCGCGGCCATGCTGGTCGCGCGGGGGCCCGAGGGGCGCCCGCTCTTCTCGGCGGAGGACGCGCTCGCGTTCCTGCTGCGGAGCCTCCGACGGGGATGGTCAgacggtggcgggggcgggggcggcctgCGCGCGCTGTTCCGCcgcccgggcgccgccgcgttccgcAAGCTGTTCGGGGACCTCACGCTGCGCGACACGGTGCGGCCGGTGCTGGTCCCATGCTACGACCTCGCCACGGGCGGCCCGTTCCTCTTCTcgcgcgccgacgccgtcgagacCCGCGCCTACGACTTCCGCCTCCGCGACGTCTGCGCCGCGACGTGCGCGGGGTCGGGCgggtccgcggcggcggtggaggcgcggTCGTGCGACGGGTCCACCCGCATCGCGGCGGTCGGCGGTGGCGTCGCGCTCGGCAACCCCACGGCGGCCGCCATCACGCACGTGCTCAACAACAAGCGCGAGTtcccgctcgccgcgggcgtcgAGGACCTGCTCGTCGTCTCCATCGgcagcggcgaggccgagcCCCGGGGCGCCGCCTCCACGTCCGAGATCGTCAGGATCGCCGCCGAGGGCGTCGCCGACATG GTGGATCAGGCCGTGGCCATGGCGTTCGGACATAATAGGACAAGCAACTACATCCGCATTCAG GCGACGGGGACGCCGCGGGCGAGCCGTGGCGGTGCGGCGAAGGGCGGGTGCGGCGTGGCGGAGGAGATGCTGGCGCAGAAGAACGTGGAGTCGGTGCTGTTCCGCGGGAAGAAGGTGGCCGAGCAGACCAACGCCGAGAAGCTGGAGCGGTTCGCGCACGAGCTCGTCAAGGAGCGAGACCGCCGCCGGACCAGCCCGGTCTCGCCCACCGTCGTCAAGCAGCAGccctcgacgccggcggcggcgccgccggcgtcgtaCTCGAACCTGGTCAGCCACATGCTCACCAGCATCATGTAG
- the LOC117838402 gene encoding protein ARV 2 isoform X3, with protein sequence MGDAQAAGEGPRCVGCGGRVKTLFVQYSPGNIRLMKCDNCKAVADPYIECEFMIILIDLILHKTRAYRHVLFNNLSMGSSVDKGILYRSTLIHIALDAFRISFSKGNRADGASSRSIFSTIFNCIEVIGDALLGNIVFMVMLFLGVRFILKLSFDITRYREVLFAVIISSYFKLFLFTMMVWEFPSSVILIVEMFVLSSNVVALRVVSQFPKAHCFGACFMAHAAKFLTERWILGTPGA encoded by the exons ATGGGCGATGCGCAGGCGGCAGGGGAGGGTCCGCGCTGCGTCGGCTGCGGCGGGCGCGTGAAGACGCTCTTCGTGCAGTATTCCCCGGGCAACATCCGCTTGATGAAATGC GATAACTGCAAGGCTGTTGCTGATCCCTACATCGAGTGCGAATTCATG ATCATCTTGATTGATCTGATCCTGCACAAGACAAGGGCGTACCGCCATGTTCTGTTTAATAATCTGAGCATGGGATCATCTGTTGACAAG GGAATACTTTACCGATCCACTTTGATCCATATTGCTCTTGACGCAT TCAGAATATCTTTTTCGAAAGGAAACAGAGCTGATGGGGCTTCTTCCAGGAGCATTTTCTCAACAATTTTCAATTGCATTGAG GTCATTGGCGATGCATTGTTAGGGAACATCGTATTTATGGTCATGTTATTCCTGGGAGTGCGGTTCATTCTCAAACTATCTTTCGACATTACAAG GTATAGAGAGGTTCTGTTCGCTGTCATCATTTCAAGCTACTTCAAGTTGTTTCTTTTCACAATGATG GTTTGGGAGTTTCCATCATCTGTTATATTAATTGTTGAAATGTTTGTTCTCTCATCAAATGTTGTAGCCCTAAGAG TCGTTTCGCAGTTTCCAAAAGCCCACTGTTTTGGGGCCTGCTTCATGGCGCATGCAGCAAAATTCTTGACCGAGAGATGGATCCTCGGGACGCCAGGAGCCTAA
- the LOC117838400 gene encoding histidinol dehydrogenase, chloroplastic isoform X1 — MGSLRAPPAPAPAPLVGSARVSFGSGLRFAAARVLKPRGLTTSSAMKSYRLSELSDAEVSGLKARPRIDFSSIFGTVNPIVEDVRVRGDAAVKDYTEKFDKVTLDDVVVHVSDLPDAELGPAVKEAFDVAYDNIYAFHVAQKLPEKTVENMKGVRCKRITRCIGSVGLYVPGGTAVLPSTALMLAVPAQIAGCKTIVLATPPSRDGSICKEVLYCAKKAGVTHILKAGGAQAISAMAWGTVSCPKVEKIFGPGNQYVTAAKMILQNSEAMVSIDMPAGPSEVLVIADKYANPVHVAADLLSQAEHGPDSQVVLVIAGDGVDLDAIEAEVSKQCNALPRGEFASKALSHSFTVFAKDMVEAISFSNLYAPEHLIINVKDAEQWEELVENAGSVFLGQWTPESVGDYASGTNHVLPTYGYARMYSGVSLNSFLKYITVQSLTEEGLRKLGPYVAKMAEVEGLEAHKRAVTLRLQEAEATVTV, encoded by the exons ATGGGCAGCTTGCgtgctccgccggcgccggcgccggcgcctctTGTTGGGAGCGCTAGGGTTTCATTTGGTTCTGGGCTCCGTTTTGCCGCAGCCAGAGTCCTCAAGCCCAGAG GGTTGACTACCAGCAGCGCGATGAAGTCGTATAGGTTGTCCGAGCTCAGCGACGCCGAGGTTAGCGGCCTCAAGGCTCGTCCCCGCATTGACTTCTCGTCCATATTTGGCACG GTGAATCCGATTGTTGAGGATGTCCGTGTCCGAGGGGATGCTGCGGTTAAGGA TTATACGGAAAAGTTCGACAAGGTCACTCTCGATGATGTTGTTGTGCATGTTAGCGATCTCCCAGATGCAGAG CTTGGTCCAGCTGTGAAGGAAGCCTTCGACGTTGCATATGACAATATATATGCCTTCCATGTTGCACAAAAATTACCTGAGAAGACAGTTGAGAATATGAAA GGGGTAAGATGTAAAAGAATAACGAGATGCATTGGTTCTGTTGGGCTGTATGTCCCAGGTGGCACTGCAGTCTTGCCTTCAACTGCATTGATGCTTGCTGTG CCTGCACAAATTGCTGGATGCAAAACTATTGTTCTTGCCACACCACCTAGTCGCGATGGTAGCATATGCAAG GAGGTTCTTTACTGTGCAAAGAAAGCTGGTGTCACACACATACTGAAAGCTGGAGGAGCTCAG GCAATCTCAGCTATGGCATGGGGAACTGTGTCATGCCCAAAG GTTGAGAAGATTTTTGGGCCTGGTAACCAGTATGTAACAGCTGCCAAAATGATTCTTCAG AACAGTGAAGCTATGGTATCTATAGATATGCCTGCTGGCCCTTCTGAAGTTTTAGTCATTGCTGATAAATATGCAAACCCAGTTCACGTTGCTGCTGATTTGCTATCTCAG GCAGAGCATGGCCCAGATAGTCAGGTTGTTCTAGTTATTGCTGGAGATGGTGTTGATTTGGATGCCATTGAAGCAGAAGTTAGCAAGCAGTGCAACGCTCTTCCAAGAGGTGAATTTGCTTCAAAAGCACTTAGCCACAGTTTCACTGTGTTTGCCAAAGATATGGTTGAG GCCATATCATTCTCAAATTTGTATGCCCCTGAGCATCTGATCATCAATGTAAAGGATGCTGAGCAGTGGGAGGAGCTTGTTGAGAATGCAG GTTCAGTTTTCTTGGGCCAATGGACCCCCGAGAGCGTGGGCGACTACGCCAGTGGAACAAACCATGTCCTTCCGACCTACGGTTATGCGAGGATGTACAGCGGCGTATCACTGAACTCTTTCCTCAAATACATTACCGTCCAGTCCCTAACGGAGGAAGGGCTGAGGAAGCTGGGCCCGTACGTCGCAAAGATGGCCGAAGTGGAAGGGCTAGAGGCGCACAAGAGAGCTGTTACCCTCCGGCTGCAAGAGGCTGAGGCCACTGTGACCGTCTAG
- the LOC117838402 gene encoding protein ARV 2 isoform X1: MGDAQAAGEGPRCVGCGGRVKTLFVQYSPGNIRLMKCDNCKAVADPYIECEFMIILIDLILHKTRAYRHVLFNNLSMGSSVDKGILYRSTLIHIALDAFRISFSKGNRADGASSRSIFSTIFNCIEVIGDALLGNIVFMVMLFLGVRFILKLSFDITRYREVLFAVIISSYFKLFLFTMMVWEFPSSVILIVEMFVLSSNVVALRGKHCTFSPQIIATLATTSLSYFEMLFSGGMHTHQLQSCRFAVSKSPLFWGLLHGACSKILDREMDPRDARSLKSSRPSLNSKHCPIQLTDWYSNPPRFF, translated from the exons ATGGGCGATGCGCAGGCGGCAGGGGAGGGTCCGCGCTGCGTCGGCTGCGGCGGGCGCGTGAAGACGCTCTTCGTGCAGTATTCCCCGGGCAACATCCGCTTGATGAAATGC GATAACTGCAAGGCTGTTGCTGATCCCTACATCGAGTGCGAATTCATG ATCATCTTGATTGATCTGATCCTGCACAAGACAAGGGCGTACCGCCATGTTCTGTTTAATAATCTGAGCATGGGATCATCTGTTGACAAG GGAATACTTTACCGATCCACTTTGATCCATATTGCTCTTGACGCAT TCAGAATATCTTTTTCGAAAGGAAACAGAGCTGATGGGGCTTCTTCCAGGAGCATTTTCTCAACAATTTTCAATTGCATTGAG GTCATTGGCGATGCATTGTTAGGGAACATCGTATTTATGGTCATGTTATTCCTGGGAGTGCGGTTCATTCTCAAACTATCTTTCGACATTACAAG GTATAGAGAGGTTCTGTTCGCTGTCATCATTTCAAGCTACTTCAAGTTGTTTCTTTTCACAATGATG GTTTGGGAGTTTCCATCATCTGTTATATTAATTGTTGAAATGTTTGTTCTCTCATCAAATGTTGTAGCCCTAAGAGGTAAACACTGCACATTTTCCCCACAAATAATCGCCACCTTGGCCACCACATCGTTGAGTTATTTTGAAATGCTTTTTAGTGGTGGGATGCATACACATCAATTACAGTCTTG TCGTTTCGCAGTTTCCAAAAGCCCACTGTTTTGGGGCCTGCTTCATGGCGCATGCAGCAAAATTCTTGACCGAGAGATGGATCCTCGGGACGCCAGGAGCCTAAAGTCATCCAGACCATCCTTGAACTCCAAGCACTGCCCTATTCAATTGACGGACTGGTACTCCAATCCGCCCCGCTTCTTCTAG
- the LOC117837415 gene encoding WPP domain-associated protein, with amino-acid sequence MEAVQPVLSEKTNPLLGRSSSPSGVTLLQPHADSGAGLYNGAYSFLDTTRPCATRFSSGSVTSEDSPSPALTPRLLSIMSTSSPDNYSSYEWPDRAAASRSNRYLFDANAQSRCAEYLDLMRVEVDAQLGKLKGGVTGLESYALPDNGRVIGGAHLGMSLDVMLIEIDERFNALKLLMGAVFRQAREMLGSVNASASDLQWEHELQLEVFSATIGECVNGLQEELERRLYEQINITNTMSRNWKEAIAQFAAMREDLGALCKLLLPSVPEAHISNSKHESSGSRSNRWKYNFFGKKTKEDRSPRAEDSKSFRKQKSFGAKDVISEKSDFRHLNGRTRDEVISYFKSEISKLKRMHESALQEKTEELFRFKREKGSHSLKNDLEFEPLRKKIPEIISRMDQIISKNIKVPAICMTHDELDERCRLTSRIDALYYENQHLRGLLADKMKDVKALSSQLSEASTELSLQLSSEEELLRQIDKIRQEYEELRIEGDVRDELYQAVTRQLLDDSKNSMDGAALNFSAKMSSLESVISEKDKELYLYNEENHRLKDKLAELEKGCLTQNHQEDPEVIKQESTEIVLRDIEVEPRTSPRRSNGHNLQYDELVKLNSSLEIESGVLKEIDMKNVDHSSSLTKKEQEKQMECILVSIMKLSKEFVEIEKKLSVERTENRSEDLSDHCSHMVRQAVVLTKIGLWYKQMLETRRFELQKAEAKVVILGDKINAHLSLLQKIYLTLDRYSPTLQHHPGLLDAFLKTCKLVADLRSKHNEGDAT; translated from the exons gccggcgctgaCTCCCAGGCTGCTGTCCATCATGTCCACCTCCAGCCCCGACAACTACTCCTCGTACGAATGGCCCGACcgagcggcggcgtcgcggtCCAATCGTTACCTCTTCGACGCGAACGCGCAGTCTCGGTGCGCCGAGTACCTAGACCTGATGAGGGTGGAGGTCGATGCGCAGCTCGGCAAGCTCAAGGGGGGCGTCACCGGCCTCGAGAGCTATGCCTTGCCGGACAACGGCCGCGTGATCGGCGGTGCGCACCTCGGCATGTCCCTTGACGTCATGCTGATTGAGATAGACGAGAGGTTCAACGCCCTGAAGCTGCTCATGGGTGCCGTGTTCCGACAGGCGAGGGAGATGCTTGGATCGGTCAACGCGTCGGCGTCTGATCTCCAGTGGGAGCATGAGCTGCAACTGGAAGTCTTCAGCGCCACGATCGGGGAGTGTGTCAATGGCCTGCAGGAGGAGCTAGAGAGGAGGCTCTATGAGCAAATTAACATCACAAACACCATGAGCAGGAACTGGAAGGAAGCCATAGCTCAATTTGCCGCGATGCGTGAAGACCTTGGTGCTCTTTGTAAGCTACTGCTGCCTTCAGTACCAGAAGCACATATTTCTAACAGCAAGCATGAAAGTTCAGGCAGTAGGAGTAACAGGTGGAAGTACAATTTCtttggaaagaaaacaaaagaggaTCGTTCTCCGCGTGCCGAGGATAGTAAGAGTTTCAGGAAGCAAAAATCATTTGGTGCAAAGGATGTCATCTCAGAAAAATCCGACTTTCGCCATCTCAACGGTAGGACTAGAGATGAAGTGATAAGCTATTTTAAGTCTGAGATCAGCAAGCTGAAAAGGATGCACGAATCAGCATTGCAAGAGAAGACAGAAGAACTGTTCAGGTTTAAACGGGAGAAGGGGTCACACTCTCTTAAGAATGACTTGGAGTTTGAACCTTTGAGGAAGAAAATTCCAGAGATCATATCGAGAATGGATCAGATCATTTCCAAGAATATAAAAGTACCTGCGATCTGCATGACTCATGATGAGCTCGATGAAAGATGCAGACTTACAAGCAGAATAGATGCTTTGTACTACGAAAATCAGCATCTCCGAGGATTGCTTGCAGATAAGATGAAAGATGTTAAGGCATTATCATCTCAACTGTCTGAAGCCAGTACAGAACTGTCTCTTCAATTGTCATCGGAAGAAGAGCTCCTGAGACAAATTGACAAAATTAGGCAAGAGTATGAGGAGCTCCGAATTGAAGGAGATGTTAGAGATGAGCTGTACCAAGCTGTTACAAGACAATTGCTTGATGACTCTAAGAACAGCATGGATGGTGCTGCACTGAATTTTAGTGCAAAAATGTCTTCTCTTGAATCTGTAATCTCTGAAAAGGATAAAGAATTGTATTTATACAATGAAGAAAATCACAGGTTAAAGGATAAGTTAGCAGAGCTAGAAAAAGGGTGTTTGACCCAGAATCACCAGGAAGATCCAGAAGTCATCAAACAAGAAAGTACAGAAATTGTTCTGCGTGATATTGAGGTGGAGCCTCGCACATCACCAAGAAGATCAAATGGGCACAATCTGCAGTACGATGAACTTGTGAAACTGAACTCAAGCTTAGAGATTGAATCTGGTGTCCTCAAGGAAATTGACATGAAAAATGTGGATCATAGTAGTAGTCTCACTAAGAAAGAGCAGGAAAAGCAGATGGAGTGCATTTTAGTATCTATTATGAAATTATCAAAAGAATTTGTGGAGATTGAGAAAAAATTATCAGTGGAAAGAACTGAAAACAG GTCAGAGGATTTGAGTGATCATTGCAGCCACATGGTCAGACAAGCTGTAGTACTAACAAAAATAGGGCTCTGGTATAAACAAATGCTTGAAACAAGACGTTTTGAGCTCCAAAAGGCTGAAGCCAAG GTTGTCATATTGGGCGACAAGATTAATGCACATTTAAGCCTTCTTCAAAAGATATACTTAACTCTGGATCGCTACTCTCCTACATTGCAGCATCATCCTGGT CTGCTAGATGCTTTCCTGAAGACATGCAAGCTTGTTGCAGATTTGAGAAGTAAACACAATGAAGGTGACGCGACATAA
- the LOC117835508 gene encoding uncharacterized protein isoform X1, translated as MSSAAVAANVAVIGGGITGAVSASLLAARGVAVTLFDSGRGAGGRMSQRRAAMEDGTELRFDHGAPYFTVTNDEVARVVSGWEARGIVAEWKATFACFDLATGKFTDFEKEGSTKKYVGVPAMNSICKSLCLEDGVEAKFGCTVGKMDWLQDRSSWSLASLDGKDLGHFDYVVATDKNVASPRFSGLTGRPPPLDLSLFPRLSVMVQDIPVRPCFALMVAFSEPLAMVPVHGFSFNNSDSLSWAYCDSSKPGRACVPPNRQSWVLHSTTEYASKVINTIGPRKPSADALAKVAEELFREFQATGLSIPQPIFMKAHRWGGAFPAIAVGGDDKCIWDKSTKLAICGDFCASPSVEGAVLSAMRGASKILGCLNCPSGL; from the exons atgagctccgccgccgtcgccgctaaTGTCGCCGTCATCGGTGGCGGAA TTACGGGCGCCGTGAGCGCATCGCTCCTCGCAGCGCGCGGCGTGGCCGTGACGCTCTTCGACTCTggccgcggcgctggcggaCGCATGTCGCAGCGGAG GGCGGCGATGGAGGACGGCACGGAGCTTCGCTTCGACCACGGTGCGCCCTACTTCACCGTGACCAACGACGAGGTTGCGCGGGTCGTAAGTGGGTGGGAGGCGCGCGGGATCGTCGCCGAGTGGAAGGCCACGTTCGCATGCTTTGATCTGGCTACCGGCAAATTCACTGACTTCGAGAAG GAGGGATCAACTAAGAAGTATGTGGGAGTGCCAGCCATGAACTCGATATGCAAATCACTCTGTTTAGAGGATG GTGTGGAGGCCAAATTTGGTTGCACTGTTGGTAAGATGGATTGGCTTCAAGATAGGAGTTCATGGTCACTAGCTAGCTTGGATGGGAAAGATCTTGGCCATTTTGATTATGTTGTAGCAACAGACAAGAATGTGGCATCACCAAGATTTTCTGGGTTGACTGGAAGACCACCGCCTCTTG ACTTGTCATTATTTCCACGGCTGTCTGTAATGGTTCAAGATATCCCAGTTCGACCCTGTTTTGCTCTTATGGTAGCATTCTCAGAGCCATTGGCTATG GTACCAGTTCATGGTTTCTCTTTCAACAATTCTGATTCTCTGAGTTGGGCCTACTGTGACAGCAGTAAGCCAGGGCGTGCTTGTGTACCTCCCAACAG ACAATCTTGGGTATTGCATTCGACAACAGAATATGCTTCCAAGGTAATAAATACTATTGGTCCACGGAAACCTTCCGCAGATGCACTTGCTAAGGTAGCAGAGGAATTGTTCAGGGAATTCCAGGCTACAGGATTGAGCATTCCACAACCAATTTTTATGAAAGCTCACAGATG GGGTGGTGCTTTCCCAGCCATTGCTGTAGGTGGAGATGATAAATGTATTTGGGACAAAAGCACGAAATTGGCAATTTGTGGTGATTTCTGTGCAAGTCCAAGTGTCGAAGGAGCAGTCCTTAGTGCCATGAGAGGAGCTTCGAAAATCCTGGGATGTTTAAACTGTCCATCAGGCTTGTGA
- the LOC117835508 gene encoding uncharacterized protein isoform X2, whose amino-acid sequence MSSAAVAANVAVIGGGITGAVSASLLAARGVAVTLFDSGRGAGGRMSQRRAAMEDGTELRFDHGAPYFTVTNDEVARVVSGWEARGIVAEWKATFACFDLATGKFTDFEKEGSTKKYVGVPAMNSICKSLCLEDGVEAKFGCTVGKMDWLQDRSSWSLASLDGKDLGHFDYVVATDKNVASPRFSGLTGRPPPLDLSLFPRLSVMVQDIPVRPCFALMVAFSEPLAMVPVHGFSFNNSDSLSWAYCDSSKPGRACVPPNRQSWVLHSTTEYASKGIPGYRIEHSTTNFYESSQMGWCFPSHCCRWR is encoded by the exons atgagctccgccgccgtcgccgctaaTGTCGCCGTCATCGGTGGCGGAA TTACGGGCGCCGTGAGCGCATCGCTCCTCGCAGCGCGCGGCGTGGCCGTGACGCTCTTCGACTCTggccgcggcgctggcggaCGCATGTCGCAGCGGAG GGCGGCGATGGAGGACGGCACGGAGCTTCGCTTCGACCACGGTGCGCCCTACTTCACCGTGACCAACGACGAGGTTGCGCGGGTCGTAAGTGGGTGGGAGGCGCGCGGGATCGTCGCCGAGTGGAAGGCCACGTTCGCATGCTTTGATCTGGCTACCGGCAAATTCACTGACTTCGAGAAG GAGGGATCAACTAAGAAGTATGTGGGAGTGCCAGCCATGAACTCGATATGCAAATCACTCTGTTTAGAGGATG GTGTGGAGGCCAAATTTGGTTGCACTGTTGGTAAGATGGATTGGCTTCAAGATAGGAGTTCATGGTCACTAGCTAGCTTGGATGGGAAAGATCTTGGCCATTTTGATTATGTTGTAGCAACAGACAAGAATGTGGCATCACCAAGATTTTCTGGGTTGACTGGAAGACCACCGCCTCTTG ACTTGTCATTATTTCCACGGCTGTCTGTAATGGTTCAAGATATCCCAGTTCGACCCTGTTTTGCTCTTATGGTAGCATTCTCAGAGCCATTGGCTATG GTACCAGTTCATGGTTTCTCTTTCAACAATTCTGATTCTCTGAGTTGGGCCTACTGTGACAGCAGTAAGCCAGGGCGTGCTTGTGTACCTCCCAACAG ACAATCTTGGGTATTGCATTCGACAACAGAATATGCTTCCAAG GGAATTCCAGGCTACAGGATTGAGCATTCCACAACCAATTTTTATGAAAGCTCACAGATG GGGTGGTGCTTTCCCAGCCATTGCTGTAGGTGGAGATGA
- the LOC117838402 gene encoding protein ARV 2 isoform X2 has translation MGDAQAAGEGPRCVGCGGRVKTLFVQYSPGNIRLMKCDNCKAVADPYIECEFMIILIDLILHKTRAYRHVLFNNLSMGSSVDKGILYRSTLIHIALDAFRISFSKGNRADGASSRSIFSTIFNCIEVIGDALLGNIVFMVMLFLGVRFILKLSFDITRYREVLFAVIISSYFKLFLFTMMVWEFPSSVILIVEMFVLSSNVVALRGKHCTFSPQIIATLATTSLSYFEMLFSGGMHTHQLQSW, from the exons ATGGGCGATGCGCAGGCGGCAGGGGAGGGTCCGCGCTGCGTCGGCTGCGGCGGGCGCGTGAAGACGCTCTTCGTGCAGTATTCCCCGGGCAACATCCGCTTGATGAAATGC GATAACTGCAAGGCTGTTGCTGATCCCTACATCGAGTGCGAATTCATG ATCATCTTGATTGATCTGATCCTGCACAAGACAAGGGCGTACCGCCATGTTCTGTTTAATAATCTGAGCATGGGATCATCTGTTGACAAG GGAATACTTTACCGATCCACTTTGATCCATATTGCTCTTGACGCAT TCAGAATATCTTTTTCGAAAGGAAACAGAGCTGATGGGGCTTCTTCCAGGAGCATTTTCTCAACAATTTTCAATTGCATTGAG GTCATTGGCGATGCATTGTTAGGGAACATCGTATTTATGGTCATGTTATTCCTGGGAGTGCGGTTCATTCTCAAACTATCTTTCGACATTACAAG GTATAGAGAGGTTCTGTTCGCTGTCATCATTTCAAGCTACTTCAAGTTGTTTCTTTTCACAATGATG GTTTGGGAGTTTCCATCATCTGTTATATTAATTGTTGAAATGTTTGTTCTCTCATCAAATGTTGTAGCCCTAAGAGGTAAACACTGCACATTTTCCCCACAAATAATCGCCACCTTGGCCACCACATCGTTGAGTTATTTTGAAATGCTTTTTAGTGGTGGGATGCATACACATCAATTACAGTCTTGGTAA
- the LOC117838400 gene encoding histidinol dehydrogenase, chloroplastic isoform X2 has translation MKSYRLSELSDAEVSGLKARPRIDFSSIFGTVNPIVEDVRVRGDAAVKDYTEKFDKVTLDDVVVHVSDLPDAELGPAVKEAFDVAYDNIYAFHVAQKLPEKTVENMKGVRCKRITRCIGSVGLYVPGGTAVLPSTALMLAVPAQIAGCKTIVLATPPSRDGSICKEVLYCAKKAGVTHILKAGGAQAISAMAWGTVSCPKVEKIFGPGNQYVTAAKMILQNSEAMVSIDMPAGPSEVLVIADKYANPVHVAADLLSQAEHGPDSQVVLVIAGDGVDLDAIEAEVSKQCNALPRGEFASKALSHSFTVFAKDMVEAISFSNLYAPEHLIINVKDAEQWEELVENAGSVFLGQWTPESVGDYASGTNHVLPTYGYARMYSGVSLNSFLKYITVQSLTEEGLRKLGPYVAKMAEVEGLEAHKRAVTLRLQEAEATVTV, from the exons ATGAAGTCGTATAGGTTGTCCGAGCTCAGCGACGCCGAGGTTAGCGGCCTCAAGGCTCGTCCCCGCATTGACTTCTCGTCCATATTTGGCACG GTGAATCCGATTGTTGAGGATGTCCGTGTCCGAGGGGATGCTGCGGTTAAGGA TTATACGGAAAAGTTCGACAAGGTCACTCTCGATGATGTTGTTGTGCATGTTAGCGATCTCCCAGATGCAGAG CTTGGTCCAGCTGTGAAGGAAGCCTTCGACGTTGCATATGACAATATATATGCCTTCCATGTTGCACAAAAATTACCTGAGAAGACAGTTGAGAATATGAAA GGGGTAAGATGTAAAAGAATAACGAGATGCATTGGTTCTGTTGGGCTGTATGTCCCAGGTGGCACTGCAGTCTTGCCTTCAACTGCATTGATGCTTGCTGTG CCTGCACAAATTGCTGGATGCAAAACTATTGTTCTTGCCACACCACCTAGTCGCGATGGTAGCATATGCAAG GAGGTTCTTTACTGTGCAAAGAAAGCTGGTGTCACACACATACTGAAAGCTGGAGGAGCTCAG GCAATCTCAGCTATGGCATGGGGAACTGTGTCATGCCCAAAG GTTGAGAAGATTTTTGGGCCTGGTAACCAGTATGTAACAGCTGCCAAAATGATTCTTCAG AACAGTGAAGCTATGGTATCTATAGATATGCCTGCTGGCCCTTCTGAAGTTTTAGTCATTGCTGATAAATATGCAAACCCAGTTCACGTTGCTGCTGATTTGCTATCTCAG GCAGAGCATGGCCCAGATAGTCAGGTTGTTCTAGTTATTGCTGGAGATGGTGTTGATTTGGATGCCATTGAAGCAGAAGTTAGCAAGCAGTGCAACGCTCTTCCAAGAGGTGAATTTGCTTCAAAAGCACTTAGCCACAGTTTCACTGTGTTTGCCAAAGATATGGTTGAG GCCATATCATTCTCAAATTTGTATGCCCCTGAGCATCTGATCATCAATGTAAAGGATGCTGAGCAGTGGGAGGAGCTTGTTGAGAATGCAG GTTCAGTTTTCTTGGGCCAATGGACCCCCGAGAGCGTGGGCGACTACGCCAGTGGAACAAACCATGTCCTTCCGACCTACGGTTATGCGAGGATGTACAGCGGCGTATCACTGAACTCTTTCCTCAAATACATTACCGTCCAGTCCCTAACGGAGGAAGGGCTGAGGAAGCTGGGCCCGTACGTCGCAAAGATGGCCGAAGTGGAAGGGCTAGAGGCGCACAAGAGAGCTGTTACCCTCCGGCTGCAAGAGGCTGAGGCCACTGTGACCGTCTAG